A genomic window from Populus alba chromosome 19, ASM523922v2, whole genome shotgun sequence includes:
- the LOC118056753 gene encoding ethylene-responsive transcription factor ERN1: MEIHFQQETKRRKASMPVSKTSKFKGISKPSSSNKFVGVRQRPSGRWVAEIKYTTQNIRMWLGTFETAEEAARAYDEAACLLRGSNTRTNFITRVSLDSPLASRIRNLLNNKRRDKQQQGEEETAEVSTPVPTSTIITTSTITSSCSSSSISSCGMSTDSCSNSSSVHETDILFDDAYKPDLSNCIEEFKWVSSQPDLSWGFGPVFDRFAFSQEVLDFPKSVVSPGTSDLEFSEFDKMKVERQISASLYAMNGVQEYMETIHDPVEALWDLPPL; the protein is encoded by the coding sequence ATGGAAATTCATTTCCAGCAAGAAACGAAGCGTAGAAAAGCGAGCATGCCAGTTAGCAAAACAAGCAAGTTTAAGGGGATAAGCAAGCCTAGCAGCAGTAACAAGTTCGTTGGTGTTAGGCAAAGACCTTCTGGTAGATGGGTAGCTGAGATCAAATACACAACACAAAATATAAGGATGTGGCTAGGAACCTTTGAGACAGCTGAAGAAGCTGCTCGAGCTTACGATGAAGCTGCTTGCCTGCTTCGTGGATCAAACACTCGAACCAACTTCATTACTCGTGTATCCTTGGATTCTCCTCTTGCTTCCCGGATTCGAAACCTCCTCAACAACAAAAGGAGAGACAAACAGCAGCAGGGTGAAGAAGAAACTGCTGAAGTCTCTACCCCAGTACCAACTAGTACCATCATTACCACAAGCACCATCACTTCtagctgcagcagcagcagcattagTAGTTGTGGCATGAGTACTGATAGTTGCTCCAATTCCAGCTCGGTTCATGAAACCGATATCTTGTTTGATGATGCATATAAACCAGATTTGAGCAATTGCATTGAGGAATTCAAGTGGGTTTCTTCCCAGCCTGATCTTTCATGGGGTTTTGGACCTGTGTTCGATCGGTTTGCATTTTCCCAGGAAGTGTTGGATTTTCCAAAAAGCGTGGTATCACCAGGGACAAGTGACTTGGAATTCTCAGAATTTGATAAGATGAAGGTGGAGAGACAGATATCAGCATCTCTATATGCAATGAATGGGGTGCAAGAGTACATGGAGACTATCCATGATCCTGTTGAAGCTTTATGGGATCTTCCACCACTATAA